One Candidatus Sulfurimonas baltica DNA segment encodes these proteins:
- a CDS encoding RNA-binding domain-containing protein, whose protein sequence is MIKTAEDILSLSESIELECKLAIGRNGTGGLPGKTFWETYSAFANTNGGTILLGVKENKNHTFEIAGVQDVQKVLDELWTSVENTQTVSCNLLKKEFVQIISIDDKSIIQIYIPRASRHDKPVHRTTNPMDGTYQRLHSSDIKCSKETVRRMLSEQLEDSRDDKMLENYDMADIDQESLRAYRQMYSNRDSSNERNRYDDVEFLRSIGGWKRDRKSGLESLTIAGLLMFGKLMSIQEEFPNYMLDYQERAEARAKARWIDRISLDGTWSGNLFDFYTRVIRKLTADLKVPFKLQGDQRQDQTAVHDALREALVNTIVHADYSGKASILVVKRPDMFGFRNPGLMRISIEQAISGYEHDCRNEKLHQMFHFIGLGERAGSGIPNIFMWWGENHWRPPYLHEKLEPYDQTLFELRMADLISSDVINEMKILFGPEFDTLDNTQRLILSTAFSEQTVTHARLKEICNEHNSDLSQTLHKLVRDDMLLSSGYGQGMVYYLPNQVLVTPDDVFGSYLVTENGDKLITEDGNKIVTEGLGVSSGGMGVSSGGYVVKGLEFPIFDSVASMDESLQNSLKEITKPIIDSKRFPKNEFKKIVKMLCEDKFLTLAILAELLDRSEDYIRKDILNPMVEQEELLRAFPQTPNDPRQAYTSRKEHKTS, encoded by the coding sequence ATGATAAAAACTGCTGAAGATATATTAAGCTTAAGTGAAAGTATCGAGCTTGAATGTAAACTAGCAATCGGTCGAAATGGGACGGGTGGCTTACCTGGAAAAACATTCTGGGAAACATATAGTGCATTTGCTAATACTAATGGTGGTACTATATTACTCGGCGTGAAAGAGAATAAAAACCATACCTTTGAAATTGCAGGCGTTCAAGATGTTCAAAAGGTTCTAGATGAACTATGGACATCAGTTGAAAATACACAGACGGTTAGTTGTAACTTACTAAAAAAAGAATTTGTGCAAATTATTTCTATAGATGACAAGAGTATTATTCAAATCTATATACCAAGGGCCTCTAGACATGACAAGCCTGTACATAGAACAACGAACCCAATGGATGGCACATATCAACGACTACATAGTTCAGATATTAAATGTTCTAAAGAAACTGTAAGACGAATGTTGTCTGAACAGTTAGAAGATAGTCGTGATGATAAAATGCTTGAAAATTATGACATGGCAGATATAGACCAAGAAAGTTTGCGAGCTTATCGACAAATGTATAGTAATCGTGACTCAAGCAATGAAAGAAATCGTTACGATGATGTTGAGTTCCTTCGCAGTATTGGCGGATGGAAGAGAGATAGGAAAAGTGGTTTAGAAAGCTTAACTATAGCTGGTTTGTTAATGTTTGGAAAGCTGATGAGTATACAAGAAGAGTTTCCAAACTACATGCTTGACTATCAAGAAAGAGCTGAAGCTAGAGCAAAGGCTCGTTGGATTGACCGTATAAGTTTAGATGGTACCTGGTCCGGAAACTTATTTGATTTTTATACGCGTGTTATTCGCAAACTAACAGCAGACCTAAAAGTGCCTTTTAAACTTCAAGGTGACCAAAGACAGGATCAAACCGCAGTACATGATGCACTTCGTGAAGCTTTGGTCAACACAATAGTACATGCTGATTATAGTGGGAAAGCTTCTATTTTGGTTGTGAAACGGCCTGATATGTTTGGATTCAGGAATCCTGGGTTAATGCGTATTTCTATTGAACAAGCAATTAGTGGTTATGAGCATGATTGTCGTAATGAAAAACTACATCAGATGTTTCATTTTATAGGTCTTGGTGAGCGTGCTGGTTCAGGTATTCCAAATATATTTATGTGGTGGGGAGAAAATCATTGGCGACCACCATATCTGCATGAAAAGCTAGAACCATATGACCAAACGTTATTTGAGTTAAGAATGGCTGATCTTATATCTTCTGATGTTATAAATGAAATGAAAATTTTATTTGGTCCAGAGTTTGACACATTAGATAACACACAAAGGTTGATACTATCCACTGCTTTTAGTGAACAAACTGTAACTCACGCTAGACTAAAAGAGATTTGTAATGAACATAATTCAGATCTTTCTCAAACACTGCATAAACTTGTGCGAGATGATATGTTGCTTTCAAGTGGTTATGGTCAAGGCATGGTTTATTATCTTCCTAATCAAGTTCTAGTTACTCCAGATGATGTTTTTGGAAGCTACCTAGTAACAGAGAATGGTGATAAACTTATAACAGAAGATGGCAATAAAATTGTAACTGAAGGTCTGGGGGTAAGCTCTGGGGGTATGGGGGTAAGCTCTGGGGGTTATGTAGTTAAAGGACTTGAATTTCCTATTTTTGATAGTGTAGCTAGTATGGATGAGTCATTACAAAATAGCTTAAAAGAAATAACAAAACCAATAATAGATAGCAAAAGGTTTCCAAAAAATGAATTTAAAAAAATTGTTAAAATGCTATGTGAAGATAAATTTTTAACATTAGCAATTTTAGCCGAGTTGCTAGATAGAAGTGAAGACTATATACGAAAAGATATTTTAAATCCAATGGTAGAACAAGAGGAGTTACTAAGAGCATTCCCACAAACACCAAACGATCCTAGACAAGCTTACACATCAAGAAAAGAACATAAAACTTCCTAA
- a CDS encoding tyrosine-type recombinase/integrase → MALKPVGGKYEGVWINELKNGDKSYYINYRDEHNKPVKVLVGKSTISNSFTARDAYSKLIEVKYKLQHDQEPTIKGSRTTKIKLDTIWDEYFKYSKANKKSWITDKQNYNKHIKPLFGSKPVKSLKSLDFEDFKQKLFAEGYEAQTVKHQLTLVKTIINHAIKHDIVKNFNNPLANGKVKMPNIDNNRQAFLTKEEAKNLLDILKSTHLLTYHLTVLLLFTGARFSEVTGAASQKNKTNEKTGLTWNNINFKTNSIYIVKTKKGSERHIYMNDLLLETIKYLQNNKDKNSNRVISNSRGGIVLKMPEYFMTAIESIIPGNKKKDMKYKITAHSLRHTHASWLAQNGLDILQIKDQLGHKDLTMTLRYSHLIPNTRHEATKALSI, encoded by the coding sequence ATGGCATTAAAACCTGTTGGTGGCAAATATGAAGGCGTATGGATTAACGAGCTTAAAAATGGTGATAAATCATACTATATAAACTATAGAGACGAGCATAATAAGCCCGTTAAAGTTTTAGTTGGTAAATCTACAATATCAAATAGTTTTACTGCTAGAGATGCCTATAGCAAGCTTATAGAAGTTAAATATAAACTGCAACACGACCAAGAACCAACTATAAAAGGCTCTAGAACTACAAAAATTAAATTAGATACCATCTGGGATGAATATTTTAAGTATTCTAAAGCCAATAAAAAGTCATGGATAACTGATAAGCAAAACTATAATAAACATATAAAACCACTTTTCGGAAGCAAACCCGTAAAAAGTTTAAAATCCTTAGATTTTGAAGATTTTAAGCAAAAATTATTTGCAGAAGGATATGAAGCACAAACGGTTAAACATCAACTTACTTTAGTAAAAACAATTATAAATCACGCCATAAAGCATGATATAGTGAAAAATTTCAATAATCCACTAGCAAATGGTAAAGTCAAAATGCCAAATATAGATAATAATCGACAAGCATTTTTAACGAAAGAAGAGGCTAAAAACCTACTAGATATATTAAAATCTACTCATCTTCTAACTTATCACTTAACAGTATTGTTACTTTTCACTGGTGCTAGATTTAGTGAAGTTACTGGCGCTGCCTCACAAAAGAATAAGACTAATGAAAAAACAGGATTAACTTGGAACAATATAAATTTTAAAACAAACTCAATTTATATTGTAAAAACAAAAAAAGGTAGTGAAAGGCATATATATATGAATGATTTACTCTTAGAGACAATAAAATATTTACAAAATAATAAAGATAAAAATTCAAATAGAGTAATCTCCAACAGCAGAGGTGGCATTGTACTGAAAATGCCGGAATACTTCATGACTGCCATCGAATCTATAATACCTGGAAATAAGAAAAAAGACATGAAGTATAAAATTACCGCTCATAGTCTAAGACATACACACGCAAGTTGGCTTGCTCAAAACGGATTAGATATTTTACAGATTAAAGATCAACTTGGGCATAAAGATTTAACTATGACTCTTAGATATAGTCATTTAATACCCAATACTAGACATGAAGCAACTAAAGCCTTATCAATATAA
- a CDS encoding tyrosine-type recombinase/integrase produces MRLYVKKTKNKQGVKESLWIDFTHNGERHRKPLNLGNTPANKKIALNHMIPTIQLAVSTGEFFKNKMITVSEYMDKSFELQSSNRKAPTIEDYRSKYNKHLKPVFGKKMLDSIKGTDITLWQNKMLKDGYAIRTIKGVRGILSTMFEDAIREEIIEKNPIRLASLLSARGMKKTSEDDLLPFTINEIKTLIASTETTQMKNFYMLLFTTGLRGGEAIGLKWNLVDFDKREIKISSQIGRGVTGSPKWDSFRTVPIIESFLPFIKSQFEITGEQSEYVFLNTLNNPYWDISKIREGNWKKDLERAKVQYRKIHQTRHTFCSTMISAGEDINLVSKVAGHSSPRMTLEVYSKYIPRDLSDFGNVFNKI; encoded by the coding sequence ATGAGACTATATGTAAAAAAAACAAAAAATAAACAAGGTGTTAAAGAATCTCTATGGATTGACTTCACTCACAATGGAGAAAGACACAGAAAGCCTTTAAATCTTGGCAATACACCAGCTAATAAGAAGATAGCACTAAATCATATGATTCCAACTATCCAACTTGCAGTTTCAACTGGTGAGTTCTTTAAAAATAAAATGATAACTGTTAGTGAGTATATGGATAAATCTTTTGAATTGCAAAGTTCAAACAGAAAAGCACCAACTATTGAAGATTATAGGAGCAAGTACAACAAGCACCTCAAACCTGTCTTTGGCAAAAAAATGCTGGATTCAATTAAAGGTACTGACATTACTTTATGGCAGAATAAAATGCTAAAAGATGGGTATGCTATTAGAACTATAAAAGGTGTAAGAGGAATACTTAGTACTATGTTTGAAGATGCTATAAGAGAAGAAATTATTGAGAAAAATCCAATTAGATTAGCCTCTTTGCTATCTGCAAGAGGTATGAAAAAAACTTCTGAGGATGACCTACTTCCTTTTACAATAAATGAGATTAAAACATTAATTGCAAGTACTGAAACTACACAAATGAAAAATTTCTATATGCTACTTTTCACCACAGGTTTAAGAGGTGGAGAAGCCATTGGGTTAAAATGGAATTTGGTGGATTTTGACAAGAGAGAGATAAAAATATCTTCTCAAATTGGAAGAGGAGTAACTGGATCACCTAAATGGGATTCATTTAGAACTGTACCAATTATTGAAAGCTTCTTGCCCTTTATAAAAAGTCAATTTGAAATCACTGGGGAACAAAGTGAGTATGTATTTTTAAACACTCTAAACAACCCATATTGGGATATCTCAAAGATTAGAGAAGGTAACTGGAAAAAGGATTTAGAAAGGGCAAAAGTTCAGTACAGAAAAATACACCAAACAAGACACACATTTTGTTCTACTATGATAAGTGCTGGTGAAGACATAAATTTAGTCTCAAAAGTTGCAGGGCATAGCTCTCCAAGAATGACACTGGAAGTTTATTCTAAATATATACCAAGAGATTTAAGTGATTTTGGAAATGTTTTTAATAAAATATAA
- a CDS encoding helix-turn-helix transcriptional regulator yields the protein MNVNFDALEQIPKILELLKQLLDTKNNQVEKRWLSTKETAEYLGYSKDAIDSKVKSNEFLAGTHYHQRASKRMFDKSVLDKWVIGIDMIDVCANSNINATIKHITDQFVA from the coding sequence ATGAATGTAAATTTTGATGCATTGGAGCAAATTCCAAAAATACTAGAACTACTTAAACAGTTATTAGACACTAAAAATAATCAAGTAGAAAAAAGGTGGCTCTCAACAAAAGAGACTGCTGAATACCTTGGATATTCCAAAGATGCTATTGATTCAAAAGTAAAAAGTAATGAATTTCTTGCAGGTACTCATTACCACCAAAGAGCTTCTAAAAGAATGTTTGACAAGTCAGTACTTGATAAATGGGTTATTGGTATAGATATGATAGATGTCTGTGCAAATAGCAATATCAATGCAACTATAAAACATATTACAGATCAATTTGTAGCCTAA
- a CDS encoding antirestriction protein ArdA, which yields MRVYITDLEAYNCGHLVGNWYTLPMNEDLLAEAIENELQRGKEICNSDHYHEEFFITDYECDYLVISEYSSLTNLNEIAEKMEALDEQQQTAVKIMLENNLANDIDSAIENIDNLICTGEVKISDVAYNYVNDCGLLETMPENLQSYFDYDKLGRDMEIEGSYFEDSDGVLWEYVA from the coding sequence ATGAGAGTTTACATTACTGACCTAGAAGCTTACAATTGTGGACATTTAGTGGGAAATTGGTACACATTGCCAATGAATGAAGATTTACTTGCTGAGGCTATTGAAAATGAGTTACAGAGGGGTAAAGAGATTTGTAATTCAGATCATTACCATGAAGAATTTTTTATTACAGATTATGAGTGTGATTATTTGGTAATTAGTGAATATTCATCACTAACTAATTTAAATGAAATTGCTGAAAAAATGGAAGCATTAGATGAGCAACAACAAACAGCAGTTAAAATAATGCTTGAAAACAATCTTGCCAATGATATAGATAGTGCAATTGAGAATATTGATAATCTAATTTGTACAGGAGAAGTAAAAATATCTGATGTGGCTTATAATTATGTAAATGATTGTGGTTTATTAGAGACTATGCCTGAGAATTTACAATCATATTTTGATTATGATAAATTAGGTAGAGATATGGAAATTGAAGGTTCATACTTTGAAGATAGTGATGGTGTCTTATGGGAATATGTGGCATAG
- a CDS encoding pentapeptide repeat-containing protein, with amino-acid sequence MESKKYTCSICKDELDENNFDIEQNKCILHCEKTDKNGWYSINSHDKEWTEKLNTFWLYIQQQLDNIYQDNLLDYYDTTSEYQYTDVIFPKFEKEYEYNHYASNEPDMGTNFFSFGVFENQNEQPSQEVNQIFNKLSITFKGCTFLDEANFKKYYRKSPLTFNECKFEKTLLLGKTQKSQLSFYDCDFNNKDLDISESIFEDVLIMKNCKNINLFDISNSTLNGFSNFMNSNFIKADFTGTLFGDSVVFIETTFQQDIDFKYTTFNKLALFRDSVFSDTLNLRDTIFKDEVNFLGMKANMANRETARLIKSSFEQQKNLIESNKYHALELREKSKELSLLKNLPEWILFKAHWISSNHSQSYILALFWIIVISILGIENNVICSLFSFIYSDDKLNDIAMSIHSILSVKSDSFSMYQLFLKISMAYLVYQFLVSVRQNTRRK; translated from the coding sequence ATGGAGTCTAAAAAATACACTTGTTCAATATGTAAAGATGAATTAGATGAAAATAATTTTGATATAGAGCAAAATAAATGTATTTTACACTGTGAAAAAACTGATAAAAATGGTTGGTATTCCATAAATTCTCATGATAAAGAATGGACTGAAAAGTTAAATACTTTTTGGCTATATATTCAACAGCAATTAGATAATATATATCAAGATAATTTACTTGACTATTATGATACTACAAGTGAATACCAATACACAGATGTTATATTTCCAAAATTTGAAAAAGAATATGAATACAACCACTATGCAAGTAATGAACCTGATATGGGTACAAACTTTTTCTCATTTGGTGTATTTGAAAATCAAAATGAACAACCAAGCCAAGAGGTAAATCAAATATTCAATAAATTAAGTATTACTTTTAAAGGTTGTACTTTTTTAGATGAAGCAAATTTTAAAAAATATTATAGAAAAAGCCCGCTCACTTTTAATGAGTGTAAATTTGAAAAAACTCTACTACTAGGTAAAACACAAAAATCTCAATTAAGTTTCTATGACTGTGATTTTAATAATAAAGATTTAGATATTAGTGAGTCTATTTTTGAAGATGTCTTAATTATGAAAAACTGTAAAAATATAAATTTATTTGATATTAGTAATTCAACTCTAAATGGTTTTAGCAACTTTATGAATTCAAATTTTATAAAAGCTGACTTTACTGGAACATTATTTGGTGATTCAGTTGTTTTTATTGAAACTACTTTTCAACAAGATATTGACTTCAAATATACAACTTTTAACAAATTAGCACTTTTTAGAGATAGTGTATTTAGTGATACTTTGAACCTTAGAGATACTATATTTAAGGATGAAGTTAATTTTTTAGGTATGAAAGCAAATATGGCAAATAGAGAAACAGCAAGATTGATAAAAAGCTCATTTGAACAGCAAAAAAATCTTATAGAATCGAATAAATATCATGCATTAGAATTAAGAGAAAAAAGCAAAGAACTCTCTCTATTAAAAAACTTACCTGAATGGATTTTATTTAAAGCTCATTGGATATCTTCTAATCATTCCCAGAGCTATATATTAGCTTTATTTTGGATTATAGTTATTAGTATATTGGGAATAGAAAACAATGTAATTTGCTCTTTGTTTAGTTTCATCTACAGTGATGACAAACTTAATGATATTGCTATGTCTATACATAGTATTTTAAGTGTAAAGTCTGATAGTTTTAGTATGTATCAACTATTTTTAAAAATTTCAATGGCTTATCTGGTTTATCAATTTCTTGTATCAGTAAGACAAAATACAAGAAGAAAATAG
- a CDS encoding LPP20 family lipoprotein — MKIAFLALLALLFVACGTPKPKVYPQWYKNRELQSAVKYEIIGYGNGNTIKDAEASAKEDIAQTLISKVDSSFTSTSTDDKTTSKAILKVTSNLNLQNVKTIKQEQIDGLFYVALKYKNLDLAYRVKTTIGNFECTKQELNSYLLLTPLVKKLTDSLGCKLNFKLDRRNEAWYLKYKEYLFLLSDDEFEELYETNINDNFEFKSNKTVLTDGDSFYFTFNSKQDGYITLLNVYENGVVTLLQPSAPIKNSIQIPSKDSENYFEAGLVKEDENTYDLYVAIYTKEPLNMSRFEYANEDLASSELAYKFDELIGVMNQAEYSSLLLRTRTK; from the coding sequence ACAATCAGCAGTTAAATATGAAATAATAGGTTATGGTAATGGCAATACAATTAAAGATGCAGAAGCCTCTGCAAAAGAAGATATAGCACAAACTTTGATTAGTAAGGTTGATAGTAGTTTCACTTCTACTTCAACAGATGATAAAACTACCAGTAAGGCTATACTAAAAGTTACAAGTAACTTAAATCTGCAAAATGTAAAAACTATCAAGCAAGAGCAAATTGATGGTTTGTTTTATGTAGCTCTAAAATATAAAAATCTTGACTTGGCATATAGAGTGAAAACTACTATTGGAAATTTTGAATGTACAAAACAAGAACTAAACTCTTATCTTTTACTAACCCCTCTTGTCAAAAAACTAACTGATTCACTTGGTTGTAAACTTAATTTTAAACTTGATAGAAGAAATGAAGCTTGGTATCTAAAATATAAAGAGTATTTATTTTTACTCAGTGATGATGAATTTGAGGAATTATATGAAACAAACATAAATGATAATTTTGAGTTTAAATCTAATAAAACAGTTTTAACTGATGGAGATAGTTTTTACTTCACATTTAACTCTAAACAAGATGGATATATTACACTTCTAAATGTTTATGAAAATGGTGTTGTCACACTACTTCAACCATCAGCACCTATAAAAAACAGTATTCAAATCCCCTCAAAAGATAGTGAAAACTATTTTGAAGCAGGGTTAGTAAAAGAGGATGAAAATACTTATGATTTATATGTAGCTATCTACACAAAAGAGCCACTTAATATGAGTAGATTTGAGTATGCTAATGAAGATTTGGCTTCAAGTGAGTTGGCTTATAAATTTGATGAACTAATTGGTGTTATGAATCAAGCTGAGTATAGTTCTTTGTTGCTTAGAACAAGAACAAAATAG